From one Amphiura filiformis chromosome 13, Afil_fr2py, whole genome shotgun sequence genomic stretch:
- the LOC140168096 gene encoding UDP-glucuronosyltransferase 2C1-like, with translation MNKMELIKKLLLLVAITLVQYPRCATSANILVAHPATTIFLQSHIRFQSVLSHELLKRGHRVVILSSSILKDRGNSEENYSEMVTFKLPYDDDVYLQRHHTFFNLVTNPNATVSELFSFSETLHEDCNHLFNDAGALEKLKSEKFDLILLNPFGTCEYLLHCYLGVPYVVFTPAMRFPTFNEDIFRVPSPMSYVPGVMTGLSDDMSLFQRTVNVISKTIILPIFSYYMISSDHIEKIKEDKGLCPETPLFELIRKAELWLVNADVAGDFALPTTPNVISIGGLMNEPAKPLEPEFKMFVEDPEMNGVIIVSMGSSLTLGEKDASMYINALGGLPYGVIFRHTGKITQNVSDNIKIVQWMPQNDLLGHPRTKLFIGHAGLGGIYEALYNAVPMVLIPHGLDQMDNAVRMCKKGVALCLDRQNLDEKNLHDAAIEVLSQKRYKDAAEHWSNIHKDQPLTPRERAVFWIEHVLKYGGAHLRPRGADMNFIQYYMLDVAILIATFVTLFVVICTTCCVKGYKLICHRNNFKQKQS, from the exons ATGAACAAGATGGAGCTTATTAAGAAGCTGCTACTACTCGTCGCAATCACACTGGTGCAATATCCACGGTGCGCCACCAGTGCAAACATCTTAGTCGCTCATCCTGCGACAACCATCTTCCTCCAAAGTCACATTCGATTTCAAAGCGTCTTATCTCACGAACTCTTGAAACGTGGACATCGTGTTGTCATTTTATCAAGCTCCATCCTTAAAGATCGAGGAAATTCGGAAGAAAACTATTCCGAAATGGTCACCTTCAAGCTACCTTATGATGACGATGTATACCTGCAACGACATCATACATTTTTTAACTTGGTCACCAACCCGAACGCGACGGTTAGTGAGCTCTTTTCGTTTTCAGAAACCTTGCACGAAGACTGCAATCACCTGTTCAATGATGCAGGTGCGCTTGAGAAACTCAAGAGTGAAAAATTCGATTTGATATTGCTGAATCCTTTCGGAACGTGCGAGTATCTACTCCACTGCTATCTAGGAGTACCTTACGTAGTGTTCACTCCCGCGATGAGATTCCCAACTTTCAACGAAGACATTTTCCGCGTGCCATCCCCGATGTCTTATGTCCCTGGTGTAATGACGGGTTTATCCGATGATATGTCACTATTTCAAAGAACAGTTAATGTCATTTCAAAGACAAttattttacctattttttcatattaTATGATATCTTCGGATCATATTGAGAAGATTAAAGAGGATAAAGGTCTGTGTCCAGAAACGCCGCTGTTTGAGTTGATTAGAAAGGCAGAACTGTGGCTTGTCAACGCAGATGTTGCAGGAGACTTTGCTCTTCCAACTACGCCAAATGTTATCTCTATTGGAGGACTTATGAATGAGCCAGCGAAGCCTTTAGAACCG GAGTTTAAGATGTTCGTTGAAGACCCTGAAATGAACGGAGTCATAATAGTTTCAATG GGTTCATCACTCACCTTGGGAGAAAAAGATGCATCCATGTATATCAATGCTTTAGGTGGTCTACCATATGGAGTAATATTCCGACATACGgggaaaataacccaaaatgttAGCGATAATATCAAAATTGTACAATGGATGCCCCAGAATGATTTATTAG GTCACCCAAGGACAAAACTATTCATCGGCCACGCTGGTCTCGGTGGCATATACGAAGCTCTATACAACGCCGTACCGATGGTTCTGATCCCACATGGCTTAGACCAAATGGATAACGCAGTGCGCATGTGTAAAAAGGGCGTGGCTTTATGTCTTGATAGACAAAACCTGGACGAAAAAAATCTGCATGATGCTGCCATTGAGGTGCTAAGTCAGAAAAG ATACAAAGATGCGGCTGAACACTGGTCCAACATCCACAAAGACCAACCTTTAACACCTCGAGAAAGAGCTGTATTTTGGATCGAACATGTTCTCAAATACGGGGGTGCTCATCTCAGACCGCGTGGGGCTGATATGAACTTTATCCAATACTATATGCTCGATGTTGCTATTTTGATTGCTACTTTTGTTACGTTATTTGTCGTGATTTGCACTACTtgctgtgtgaaaggttacaaaCTGATTTGTCATCGAAATAATTTTAAACAGAAGCAAAGCTAG